A window from Hymenobacter volaticus encodes these proteins:
- the msrB gene encoding peptide-methionine (R)-S-oxide reductase MsrB: MEKSEAEWQQTLTPAQFGVLRQKGTESPYRNAYCRTYEPGTYACRGCGSLLFTSSAKYHAISGWPSFTQPLTKNAIKYAYDESFGMQRIEALCNVCDGHLGHVFPDGPEPSGLRYCMNSESLVMLADEE, translated from the coding sequence GTGGAGAAATCGGAGGCGGAATGGCAGCAAACACTGACGCCCGCGCAGTTTGGGGTGTTGCGCCAGAAAGGAACCGAGTCGCCGTATCGCAATGCGTATTGCCGCACCTACGAGCCCGGCACATATGCCTGCCGTGGCTGCGGAAGCCTATTATTTACGTCGTCCGCGAAATATCACGCCATATCAGGCTGGCCTAGTTTCACGCAGCCGCTCACCAAAAACGCCATCAAGTACGCCTACGATGAGAGCTTCGGAATGCAGCGAATCGAGGCCCTCTGCAACGTCTGCGACGGCCACCTCGGCCACGTGTTTCCCGACGGCCCAGAGCCAAGCGGCTTGCGCTACTGCATGAATTCAGAAAGTTTGGTTATGCTAGCTGATGAAGAATGA
- a CDS encoding NIPSNAP family protein — protein sequence MKHLLVSERPPKTGLLFFIVLALLTLQVTVAAAADKELYQLRIYHLKDKQQEERVDAFLKDAYLPALHKLGVQKVGVFKPIGNDTAVDRRIMVLVPFKTFNQLLSVTDRLEQDKSFESNSQYWTAAYNNPPYARLEVVEIQSMSDKLQLQEPALKGPRAERVYELRSYESPNEKIHINKVQMFVQGNEIGLFKRLGFNGVFYGRVIAGSHMPNLMYMTSFENKADRDAHWKTFGSDPEWKKLSALPEYQNNVSRNQQTFLYPVAYSDF from the coding sequence ATGAAGCACTTGCTAGTATCTGAACGGCCACCCAAGACTGGTTTGCTTTTTTTTATCGTTTTGGCGCTGCTAACCTTACAGGTGACTGTAGCCGCCGCCGCTGACAAAGAACTCTACCAACTTCGAATCTATCATCTAAAGGACAAGCAGCAGGAAGAGCGCGTTGACGCCTTTTTGAAGGATGCTTACCTGCCTGCTCTGCATAAGTTGGGCGTGCAGAAAGTCGGCGTTTTCAAGCCTATCGGCAACGATACGGCCGTTGACCGCCGGATTATGGTGCTTGTTCCTTTCAAGACGTTCAACCAACTCCTGAGCGTAACCGACCGCCTAGAGCAAGACAAAAGTTTCGAAAGCAACAGCCAATACTGGACGGCCGCCTACAATAACCCGCCCTACGCACGCCTCGAAGTTGTTGAAATCCAGTCTATGTCGGATAAGCTTCAGTTGCAGGAACCAGCGCTGAAGGGTCCACGGGCAGAGCGGGTGTACGAGTTGCGCAGCTACGAAAGCCCCAACGAGAAGATCCACATCAATAAAGTGCAGATGTTCGTGCAAGGCAACGAAATAGGCTTGTTCAAGCGCCTAGGGTTCAACGGGGTGTTCTACGGCCGGGTAATAGCGGGCAGCCACATGCCCAACCTGATGTACATGACCAGCTTCGAAAACAAAGCCGACCGCGACGCGCACTGGAAAACCTTTGGCTCCGATCCGGAATGGAAAAAGCTTTCGGCCCTGCCAGAGTATCAGAACAACGTTTCCAGAAACCAGCAGACGTTTTTGTACCCCGTCGCGTACTCTGACTTTTAA